Proteins from one Cryptomeria japonica chromosome 4, Sugi_1.0, whole genome shotgun sequence genomic window:
- the LOC131038833 gene encoding uncharacterized protein LOC131038833: MDWANVLGENVAMFLSDFDKAYDRVEWEFILMMLEDCGFPVEFYKWVKVLLKDGSKQVEINGSLTQVYVRMIIEKNKFLRFLKERQAKMFVHELENGYKWRQAAKEHKSIDLALESLGIEIGKTKDPVMEHIQMLSQLLEGKQELWMEGPLGWTTWMEAFQDHE, from the exons ATGGATTGGGCAAATGTTCTAGGGGAGAATGTGGCCATGTTTCTTTCAGATTTTGATAAGGCTTATGACAGGGTTGAATGGGAATTTATTTTGATGATGCTAGAAGACTGTGGATTTCCTGTGGAATTCTATAAATGGGTGAAGGTTCTCCTTAAAGATGGATCAAAACAGGTAGAGATTAATGGCTCTCTCACTCAG GTATATGTTAGAATGATCATTGAGAAGAATAAATTCCTTAGATTCCTTAAAGAAAGACAAGCCAAGATGTTTGTACATGAGTTAGAGAATGGGTACAAATGGAGGCAGGCCGCAAAGGAACACAAGTCCATTGATTTAGCATTGGAGAGTCTTGGGATAGAGATTGGGAAAACCAAAGACCCAGTGATGGAACACATTCAGATGCTTAGCCAACTACTTGAGGGGAAGCAGGAACTATGGATGGAAGGCCCTCTAGGGTGGACCACTTGGATGGAGGCCTTTCAGGACCATGAGTAG